From the Capnocytophaga sp. oral taxon 878 genome, the window AAGATTGATATGTGGTTCTTAAAGCAGTATGAAGAACTTTATTCTCTTGAAAAACTTATCTCTACCTATAAAATAGATACCCTGCCTAAAGAACTTCTTTTTGAAACTAAACAAAAAGGTTTCGCCGACCGACAAATAGCTTATATGGTAGGCTGTTGGGAGAGTGAGGTACATAAAAAACGTGAAGAGCTTAACATTCGTAGAGTCTTCAAATTAGTAGACACTTGTGCTGCCGAGTTCAAGGCACAAACTCCTTACTACTATTCTACTTTTGAAGCTCCAATTACTACTCCAGAAGGCAAAGAGTATGTGCAAAACGATAGTATTGTTACCCCACGTAAGAAAATAGTAGTGCTTGGCTCAGGACCTAACCGCATAGGGCAAGGTATTGAGTTTGACTACTGCTGTGTACACGGGGTGTTGGCAGCTAAAGAATGTGATTATGAAACCATAATGATTAACTGTAACCCTGAAACTGTTTCTACTGACTTTGATACTGCCGATAAACTTTATTTTGAGCCTGTGTTCTGGGAGTATATCTATGATATTATTCAGCACGAAAAGCCAGAAGGAGTGATAGTACAACTCGGTGGACAAACAGCGCTGAAATTGGCTGAAAAGTTAGATAAATACGGCGTTAAAATTATAGGTACCAGTTTCCAATCTCTGGATTTGGCAGAGGATAGAGGTAGCTTCTCTACCCTTCTTAAAGAGAACAATATCCCTTACCCACGCTTTGGGGTAGCCGAAACTGCTGATGAGGCTCTAAAACTCTCTGATGAGCTTGACTTCCCGCTTTTGGTACGTCCGTCATACGTGTTAGGAGGACAAGGAATGAAGATTGTTATTAATAAAGAAGAGTTAGAAGCCCACGTGGTAGACCTCTTGCGCAAAATACCTAATAACAAGCTTCTTTTAGATAACTATTTAGATGGAGCTATTGAAGCTGAAGCCGATGCTATTTGCGATGGCGAAAACGTGTACATTATAGGTATTATGGAGCATATTGAACCCTGTGGTATTCACTCGGGGGATAGTAATGCTACCTTGCCACCGTTTAATTTAGGTGAGTTTGTGATTCAACAGATAAAAGACCATACCCAAAAGATAGCCTTGGCACTCAACACCGTGGGGCTTATCAATGTACAGTTTGCCGTAAAAGACGATGTCGTGTATATCATTGAGGCGAACCCACGTGCTTCGCGTACGGTACCATTTATCTCCAAGGCTTATAAGGAACCTTATGTGAATTATGCCACTAAGATCATGCTTGGTGAGAAGAAGCTAACAGACTTCCATTTTCATCCGCACTTAGAGGGCTTTGCCATTAAGCAACCTGTGTTCTCGTTCAACAAATTCCCAAACGTAGATAAGAAGCTCGGTCCTGAAATGAAATCTACCGGTGAAAGCATCTTGTTTATAGATAGTCTCAAAGACGATGCTTTCTACGATATTTATACAAGGAGGAAGATGTACTTGAGTAAATAACAGATAGAAAATTTAATAGTAAAAAATGCTATGCGCTCTAAAGTGCATGGCATTTTTTACTGTTTCAAAGCAACTCTCAATTTGCTAATTGACTATTAATTATTATCTTTGCAAAATAAATAACAAACTTAATGAAATCCATCAGCGAAATACGTGCCGATTTTCCTATACTTTCACGTACTATTCACAAACGTCCTCTTATCTACTTTGATAATGGGGCTACTTCTCAAACACCTACTCAGGTAGTAGAGGCTATTGTACGTTACTATACTTACCAAAATGCTAATATCCACAGAGGGGTGCATACTCTCAGTCAGGAGGCTACTGATGCTTATGAGCATGCAAGGCAGAAAGTACAACATCACTTCAACGCCCAAAAGTCTTCTGAAATTATTTTTACAGCGGGTACTACTCATGGTATCAACTTAGTGGCTAATGGCTATGGTACCTTAATGCAAACGGGTGATGAAGTAATTATTTCGGCTTCTGAACATCATAGTAATATAGTGCCTTGGCAGTTGGCTTGCCAACGGAGTGGCGCTACCCTGAAAGTAATACCAATGAACGAGCAAGGTATTTTGGATATGGAAGTCTATAGCAATTTGCTAAATAAGCGTACTAAAGTTGTGTGTGTACAACACGTATCAAACGCTTTAGGCAATATTCACCCTGTAAAAGAAATTATTGATAAAGCTCACGCTGTGGGGGCTGTGGTTTTAGTAGATGGAGCGCAAGCTGCTCCACACTTACAACCGAATGTTCAAGCTCTTGATGTAGATTTTTACGCTGTATCGGCTCATAAAATGTATGGTCCTACAGGAGTAGGAGCTTTATACGGCAAAGAAGAATTGTTATTGCAGCTGCCTCCTTACCAAGGAGGAGGGGAAATGATTAAAGAGGTGTGTTTTGAGCAAAGTACTTATGCCGACCTGCCTTATAAGTTTGAAGCTGGTACGCCTAATATTTGTGGAGGGATAGCTTTTGCTGCTGCTCTTGACTATATACACCAGTTAGGGATGGAGGCTATAGCAGCTTATGAGCATCAGTTATTGGAATATGCTATAGCTAAGCTGCAAGGTATAAATGGTATTACTCTTTATGGCAATCCAGATTTGGCACAACGTACCGCAGTTATATCATTTAATTTGCAGGGTATTCATCCTTATGATGTTGGGGTTATTCTCGATCAGATGGGGATTGCTGTACGTACGGGGCACCATTGCGCCCAACCTATTATGGACTTTTATAACATACCGGGCACGGTGCGTATTAGTTTTGCTGTGTATAACACTTTTGAAGAGATAGATGTCTTAATAGAAGGTATAAAAAAAGCTCAGGCAATGCTGAGCTAATTATAATTTGAAATACTATGGGAACATTTAAAGAGTGGATTAAACAAAATCCTTATATAGCAGGAGGTGTAATAGCCCTATTACTAGCAGGTTTTGGTATTTGTCTTATTATAGGAGCTATAAAAGATTGGGATTGGTTATATGAACCAGATGAGCACTACCAAAATAACTGGACAATGGGGCAAATAAGTCGCTATTTGGGGCGAAAAGCAGCTCGTATGATAGGAGTTTTAGGTGGTGTTCTCTTTATTGTAATAGGACTTTACCTATCATATATAGCTTTTACTTGTAAAGGATAACTCAATTGGTAGTTTGCAGCATCTTTTCCTTCTCTTTTCGTATTTGTACTAAGCGATAATTTTCAGTAGCTATAGGGTAGGCTTGTAATTGGTTTTTTTCTAAGAACCCTTTTAGTTCACTTATAATACTTTGTGCAGAATACCCATCACGTATTTTGTGTATAACCCACCAAGTTTCATTTATATTGTATAGATCGGTGGAGAGAGAAAGTGATTCTGAAATAGCTTTTAGTTTTTCAGTAAATTCTTCTTTTAAATTCTCGCGTATTTCAGGTGTAGTACCTATGATAACCACTTTCCATTGAGTAGCCTTATCATCGGCTATATATTCTTCTTTTTCTATATCTTTTAGTTCTTCCAATAAGTTTTTAGCTTCTTCACTTTCGGTAGTAGCTGGATAGTTGGTTACTATCAATTGTAACTGCGCTTGGTAAGGAGCAAGCCCTTCTAAGCGTGCAGTGGTTTTAGCTTGTAACAGAGCAATAGTAGGAGCAGCTGTTGTTTCATGATATTGTAATCCTTCTTGCTGTAATAAATGTGCTGTTTCTGCTATTTCCCCTCTTTTATATTTAGCTGTTAAACTATCAACAAAAACTT encodes:
- a CDS encoding immunity 17 family protein yields the protein MGTFKEWIKQNPYIAGGVIALLLAGFGICLIIGAIKDWDWLYEPDEHYQNNWTMGQISRYLGRKAARMIGVLGGVLFIVIGLYLSYIAFTCKG
- the carB gene encoding carbamoyl-phosphate synthase large subunit; translation: MPRRNDLHCVLIIGSGPIIIGQACEFDYSGSQSLRSLREDGIKTVLINSNPATIMTDPSMADVVYLKPLTTKSLVEILKAHPEIDAVLPTMGGQTALNLCIEADEKGIWKDFGVEIIGVDIDAIQITEDREKFRILLDQIGIPMAPSETATSFLKGKEIAQRFGFPLVIRPSFTLGGTGASIVYKKEDFDNLLNRGLEASPIHEVLIDKALLGWKEYELELLRDKNDNVAIICTIENMDPMGIHTGDSITVAPAMTLSDRTFQRMRDMAIKMMRSIGDFAGGCNVQFAVSPDEKEDIIAIEINPRVSRSSALASKATGYPIAKIATKLAIGYHLDELQNQITKSTSAFFEPTLDYVIVKIPRWNFDKFEGSDRTIGLQMKSVGEVMGIGRSFQEALQKATQSLEIKRNGLGADGKGYKNYEQIIEKLTYPSWDRVFVIYDAVQMGIPLSRIHEITKIDMWFLKQYEELYSLEKLISTYKIDTLPKELLFETKQKGFADRQIAYMVGCWESEVHKKREELNIRRVFKLVDTCAAEFKAQTPYYYSTFEAPITTPEGKEYVQNDSIVTPRKKIVVLGSGPNRIGQGIEFDYCCVHGVLAAKECDYETIMINCNPETVSTDFDTADKLYFEPVFWEYIYDIIQHEKPEGVIVQLGGQTALKLAEKLDKYGVKIIGTSFQSLDLAEDRGSFSTLLKENNIPYPRFGVAETADEALKLSDELDFPLLVRPSYVLGGQGMKIVINKEELEAHVVDLLRKIPNNKLLLDNYLDGAIEAEADAICDGENVYIIGIMEHIEPCGIHSGDSNATLPPFNLGEFVIQQIKDHTQKIALALNTVGLINVQFAVKDDVVYIIEANPRASRTVPFISKAYKEPYVNYATKIMLGEKKLTDFHFHPHLEGFAIKQPVFSFNKFPNVDKKLGPEMKSTGESILFIDSLKDDAFYDIYTRRKMYLSK
- a CDS encoding aminotransferase class V-fold PLP-dependent enzyme — translated: MKSISEIRADFPILSRTIHKRPLIYFDNGATSQTPTQVVEAIVRYYTYQNANIHRGVHTLSQEATDAYEHARQKVQHHFNAQKSSEIIFTAGTTHGINLVANGYGTLMQTGDEVIISASEHHSNIVPWQLACQRSGATLKVIPMNEQGILDMEVYSNLLNKRTKVVCVQHVSNALGNIHPVKEIIDKAHAVGAVVLVDGAQAAPHLQPNVQALDVDFYAVSAHKMYGPTGVGALYGKEELLLQLPPYQGGGEMIKEVCFEQSTYADLPYKFEAGTPNICGGIAFAAALDYIHQLGMEAIAAYEHQLLEYAIAKLQGINGITLYGNPDLAQRTAVISFNLQGIHPYDVGVILDQMGIAVRTGHHCAQPIMDFYNIPGTVRISFAVYNTFEEIDVLIEGIKKAQAMLS